A window from Salvelinus sp. IW2-2015 linkage group LG5, ASM291031v2, whole genome shotgun sequence encodes these proteins:
- the LOC111964418 gene encoding RAC-beta serine/threonine-protein kinase: MNEASVVREGWLHKRGEYIKTWRPRYFILKSDGSFIGYKEKPELSDQSLPPLNNFSVGECQLMKTERPKPNTFVIRCLQWTTVIERTFHVESNAEREGWMRAIQAVANGLKVREEEEPMDLFGSPSDSSSMEEMEVAMSKTNSKVTMSDFDYLKLLGKGTFGKVILVKEKATGMHYAMKILRKEVIIAKDEVAHTVTESRVLQNTRHPFLTTLKYAFQTHDRLCFVMEYANGGELFFHLSRDRVFTEDRARFYGAEIVSALEYLHSRDVVYRDLKLENLMLDNDGHVKITDFGLCKEGITDGATMKTFCGTPEYLAPEVLEDNDYGRAVDWWGLGVVMYEMMCGRLPFYNQDHERLFELILMEEIRFPKNLAPEGRALLTGLLKKDPKQRLGGGPDDAKEVMSHKFFSSINWQDVVDRKLTPPFKPQVTSVTDTRYFDDEFTAQTITVTPPDKYTNLDCGIPNQPAHFPQFSYSASIRE, translated from the exons ATGAATGAGGCCAGCGTAGTCAGGGAAGGATGGCTCCACAAGAGAG GTGAGTACATCAAGACTTGGAGGCCGCGCTACTTCATCCTGAAGAGTGACGGCTCCTTCATCGGCTACAAAGAGAAGCCTGAGCTGTCCGACCAGAGCTTGCCCCCTCTCAACAATTTCTCAGTGGGAG AATGCCAGCTGATGAAAACGGAGCGGCCCAAGCCAAACACGTTCGTTATCCGCTGCCTGCAGTGGACCACTGTCATCGAGAGGACCTTCCACGTAGAAAGCAAtgcagagag AGAGGGGTGGATGCGTGCCATCCAGGCAGTGGCCAATGGGTTGAAGgtacgagaggaggaggagcccaTGGACCTGTTTGGTTCTcccagcgacagcagcagcatggaggagatggaggtggcCATGTCCAAGACCAACTCCAAAGTG ACGATGAGTGACTTTGACTACCTGAAGCTGCTGGGGAAGGGCACGTTTGGCAAGGTAATCCTGGTCAAGGAGAAAGCCACGGGGATGCACTACGCCATGAAGATCCTGCGCAAGGAGGTCATCATCGCTAAG GACGAGGTAGCACACACGGTTACAGAGAGCAGAGTGTTACAGAACACCCGGCATCCCTTCCTCACG ACACTGAAATACGCTTTCCAGACTCATGACCGATTATGTTTTGTGATGGAATATGCCAACGGAGGAGAG CTCTTCTTCCACCTGTCTCGGGATCGTGTGTTCACGGAAGACCGGGCCCGTTTCTATGGCGCTGAGATCGTATCTGCGTTGGAGTACCTCCACTCTCGTGACGTGGTATACAGGGACCTGAAG CTGGAGAATCTAATGCTGGACAATGACGGACATGTTAAAATCACAGACTTTGGGCTGTGTAAGGAGGGCATCACGGACGGTGCCACCATGAAGACCTTCTGCGGCACCCCGGAGTACCTGGCGCCGGAG GTGTTGGAGGACAATGACTACGGCCGGGCGGTGGACTGGTGGGGCCTGGGCGTGGTCATGTACGAGATGATGTGCGGTCGGCTGCCCTTCTACAACCAAGACCACGAGCGACTTTTTGAGCTCATCCTCATGGAGGAGATCCGATTCCCCAAGAACCTGGCTCCAGAGGGCAGGGCCCTGCTCACCGGCCTGCTCAAAAAGGATCCCAAGCAAAG GTTAGGGGGAGGACCGGATGATGCCAAAGAAGTGATGTCCCACAAGTTCTTCAGCTCCATCAACTGGCAGGACGTGGTAGATAGAAAG ctGACTCCGCCCTTCAAGCCTCAGGTGACGTCAGTGACTGATACACGTTACTTCGACGACGAGTTCACGGCACAGACCATCACCGTCACGCCTCCAGACAAGT ATACCAACCTGGACTGTGGCATCCCCAACCAGCCAGCACACTTCCCCCAGTTCTCTTACTCTGCCAGCATACGAGAGTGA